The sequence ATCTAAGTTAAGTAACATATATTTAGGTTAAGTTAGAGTCTAAGTTAAGTTATGAGTCTTAAGTTTAAAGTTCAAGTACAAtttctacaaaaataaaaataaatgtaagagcACCAGGAGACACAGAGAAGTGTATATACTTGCTACACTCTATTCATTGAATATAATAATACTTTACATTTCAATTCTCTGTTTTGTATCTTAATTTCTAATATGTGTTGCATATGTTTCAACCTTTCCTGATGTGTGGTCAGGATGGTCAGGGTGTGCTTTAAATGCAACTGTaattggttagttagttagtaagttgCATATTATTATGCAATAATAATGAACAAATGATAGAATCTGCAGCCCTACTGTGATCACACAGTGTGTTCTGTTAGTGAACATACATAGGAATCATTTTGCTTCAGTTTGGATTTACAGCAGTGAGCCAGTGCATGGTTACAGTGTGCAGATGGTGCATGCATTAAACTGCTTTATATACGCCGTGGCTCTTAACCTTTTCCCTCGCTTGTAGCTCTCAGTGAGCTGTTTGACTTGCACATTTACTGAAGGGTACTTTTCCCCCACGCATTTGTCTGTTAGACACCATCAGCTGTTATGTGCTAAAACTGCTCTGCTCCAAGTTCCTGCTGGGGTGACGTTCTCAGAACAGCTCTTCTTTATTTTCAAAGCATCctctctttttaataaaatagcaacggaatacagtatatatatttttatgtatataaaaaaaatatgtatatatattttatatgtatttttgtttgtttagcacgttaaaaaagtgctaaaagtgttttttttttcatttaaaagatcCATAGTTttgaagataagataagataatcctttgtTATTCCCACAAAAGGGAAATTTGCAATAAAATACATATTCTATGACATATTTAACAGTGATAACCTGGTAAAATCTTGACACTAACCATAAATACAAAAGGTACCATGTCAAAATATGACTGCCCTTATGAACTGGCCATACGTACTAAAGTTAAAACCCCATAATAAGCATGTAGAAAGAGAAACAGTAAGCTGTCATTTGCCAGTCAATTAAATATCAGTGTAGTCATTAAATatgttatattaaatatgtttggacaaaccttaaatatattgtttttttttattattttaaaatgttctgcatggtAGATTAACATTAAGTCACTATAAAAAAGCATAttcatatattaaattaattagtaaaaaatgttaaaccagaatatgattaATATATTAGATTCTTCTTGCTCTACTTGTTTtttacatcttggctggattttctcacccacatactttatgaggtagagtcacctggaatgatcaggtttcagttaacagctgtgctgaactcatcaagagttaattactttgaATTTTGagtgttgtgttgtgaagaggtagagaaagtaaagaaaaaaatactttaaaaaatgaagttcagtcaataaaaaatgttttaagaagtgcagtcgcaaagaccttcaaaagcaatatgatgaaactggctctcatcaggaccaccccaggaaagaaggaCTAAGCATTGCCTCAGTTTcataggataagttcatcaaagttaccaaaGTTTGTTAATTTGGTTTAATGTTGActgatgggggaaaaaaaacaaaggtaTCTCGAAGGTCTGATTTTTTACACTAAAATGAATGTCAGTATACTATTTGGAAAACGCTGGTCTTCTTTAATGTTTTGTAACTGcatatttgtaatgttttttaaggcatttactagCTAATTTACAACCATGAATAAACTCTgttattaaccatttataaactgtttataaagctATAATTTAAAAATGCCACCATACAAAGTAATGCTAATAAAATTGGTGTTGTTTAAACTTACATAATTTATTAAAACCTGTGAAACTATAAAAAGCTGAAAATAATACACAGTACTTGCATACAGTACCTTCTAACAaaaacaatccatgtgtgaagtGATTTACGGAATCTATATGGAAAGCTATACTAATGAAGGATATAGTGGCCTATAGTGAGATTAAAAAGCTTAACTGATTATGTGCCAGCTGATTTGTATGGATGGAACAATCAGGTTGAGTTAAGTTCAACACCTTATCCTTCTTTAATGAGATATATGTACTGTAGTAACTCAAACATGCTCTGCAGTTAGTTGAGCAGGCATtaatacactgatcagccaaaatattacattattataaaggttgaacatttttttattttaggcagcaagtgaacaacTGAGTCAGTTCTTGGAGTTGATGTTGGAACAAATGGGCAATTTTgacaagaaccaaactgtgatAGTTGATAATTGATAATTAAAAGTCTTTGAGCTGTCTACAAACTCAGTATTGCAAGTCCAATATTGCATGATAAATGACAAACAAATGATAGAATCTGCATCCCTACTGTTATCATACAGTGTGTTCTGTTAGTaaggagtgaattttgtgccaaaattttatgtaaaaatttgGAAAAGGAAcaattgtatgttacaaattcaaaagagaaaaatatatagcaaatgcacatttttaaatatacttggttcctttattatcctttgcagttatctGAAAATGGagtttgccagtctttgcttttatgtgtgtgtttttgtgaattttctgtggatttttttggacTTTTGCTTTTGGAATTTCTAATTTACTTCTGCTTCAGGTTTATGCTTCTGCTTCAGGTTTTTgtacttttcacgggtgggcggggcttagcatttcccttgaatctccattggtcatctGATTTTGAACTGACTGCTGGtaaccctgaaccctcgtctgagactgaccatgCCCACCTCGCCAGTTTCAAGCGTTCTTCCAAACACGGTGGACTAAACGGGTTCCAGTGTACAGCAGCTTCATACACACTGTGGCTCTTAATCTTATTCTAAGATTCATTGCTGTTTTGGTGGTCAAAGGTGTTAAAAGTATCCATAATTAGTCTTAGGTAGGAGCATACTAGAAAATGCTAGACTTTAAAAATACTTCTTTAGAAGTTTAAAtaccaactcaagctttttactcaagtaaaagtgtaaaagtactgatctCAATAGCTTAGAGGTAGCACCACAGGAGCGTATAGTGCACTTGCCCCTCCCCAACAAACTCTTTTTAAacagccataatgactataatgttatatattaaaatgttaatgttgatatattcgggatgcactaggctgcctGTTTCAGCCACATATATGCTTAATGAAAATGCATGCATTTttgtacaatgcaaatatattagtAATCTTAGTTGGGTCTTTTTGAGTTTGCCTGAATCCTCCTAGGGCTTTGCCATGGaccatcttcatactaggcttcATATGTCTTTTATGCCCCTGCTGGAGTGTTatatgcaggtgtgatggattgcttataaaccaatagggtgttgaaATGGTATATGTTTGTACTTCTCATGCAACCACAATCTaatttactctatctggatggagagattaatCTGAATAGGGTTtagaaaacaagctgaaatttaAGAAACaaggttatttttaaaatgtaagaggcATAATTTCaggtaattgtgtgaaaatgtaaagagcagaagtaaaaagtaatctgaaaaatatttacTCTAGTAAAGTACAGATGCCCAGtgtttctacttaagtaaagtaatgaagtatttgttcttccttacttgacacctctgatagTGGCTTTGCTGCTAATGGTAGTATTGGTGCAAAACACCATATGGCACTTTTGTGGCATGAAGAGAACTTACATAATACAAgaaaggtggttttaatgttttgtttccTCCATATAGACGCAAGCAAAGAAACCCCTCAAAGACATGAGCAGATAGAAACCAAGCGCAGCATTTTATTGGACAGATTTCAGTGAAAAAACGGACCCTGTGAACTCCAGTACCAGCTAGTAGCAACAGCAACAACATGTTCATTTCTTGCGGGTCAGGAGACCCGGAGCGCTCTGGGAACACACAAAAAGGCCAAAGCTACTGACCTGAGACAGCCTCCGAATGCCCACACACTTGCTAACAGTAGAAAGACTctagaaaaatatatatgcttCACAAGAATAAAACACCTTATACAGTCTGCTCagcacacagtaaacacagctcAGAAATCTTCCAGTCCAACGGCTCAGCTCAGCTCCTTCACTACTCAGTGGAGTTAGTAAGACATCGTTTGTAACTCTGAGTAAAAaaaggagatggagagagaaaaaagaactaAGTAAATGAAcgagaaataaataattaaatcgtAGAAATCAAAAACAGGAATAGGTTGAGAGAGGTAAGAGGGAGAAAGAGCACTAACATTCAAAAGTTTGAAATCAATTGTCATTGATAGTTGAATTGTTTGTGCAGTTTGTATACAATAGTAGCTTCTCGCAAaccaaaaatgtaatttaagaaaGTCCATTCAAATCCTCAAGTATTTTAGGAACAGTACACAGGGCTTTATTCACCAATATCTTCTTAAGAATGTTCTTTAATTAATTCTTACAAATAAAACAGAGTGTTTTTAAACCAGAGATGGATCCCATTGTCCAAATAAGGAGCATTGGTTTGGATTCTCAGAATCTTCACATGAAGATTCTACATGTGTGTTGAAAAGAAATCTTCTTCTTAAGAATGTTGGTAGTGAATGAAGCCCATTGTTTGCACTCTATGAATAAAATACAGCATTGATTTATTTACAATGATCTGCTTTAAGActtgacttaaaaaaataaggctgttttttcaTTTTACTCCTTCTAGGCATTTTACAATCATTCGATTttctacattttcttttaaaaggtATAAAGGTGCCCCAGCCTAAACCATCAGAATCATTTCGTACAGCAAAAGTGATTGTAAAAGATTGAAATCCTTGACtacaaacttttgaacagtagcGTAGGTACTATCACCTATCGTCTCTGTCAGAGAATTTTGAGGATTGTTAAGCCCTTAAGCCCCTTTGTCGGCTCTCTGTCCATTGGCTTTTGTGTTGTTTTCGTCACACTCGTTCTCGCGGAGTTTCGCGGAAGGTGCACAGGCGGTCCCTGCCAGCCAGTCCCAGTGTGTGAAGAAGGGGGCGAAGTTGGTGCCGGGGTGGAGGTGGTGGATATCGTGGCGTAGGACTCCACCCCAGAGGCCGAAGGGGACTAGGCGATGCATGGCCCAGGGGAAATCGTATCCGCAGTGATCCTCGGCAGAAACCCACACGTTGAAGACCATAAACGCCCAGCCAGTCAAGCAGTGGCATTGCAGCAAGACAGGATCCACGGTGGTCCAGAGACCCACGCTGAAGAGCTCCCAGGCTGAGAGGTATTGAGTGACCAGGCTGAACGGCTGCCTGTACTGGTGGTGGATGGCGTGGAAGGTGCTGTACAACCAGCTGACACGGTGGTGCAAGAAATGCCACAGGTAGTACTGGAAGTCGAAGACCACTGTGCATCCCAGGATCCCAAACAGGAAAGCGGCAAGAGAGGGCGCTTCTCTGGGAAGAGGCACAGCCGGGCGCCAGAGCCATTGTGCCACAGCTGCTGGGAAGATGTAGAGCAGGTGGTTGTAGGTGGTGAGGACCAGCGTGTTGCCGATGCTGGCCCAGGTGATGGTGTGGTCGGGGTGGATCTGGAAGCGGCGGATACTGGGCCAGGTGGGAGCTAGCAAGTCCAGGGTGGTGTAGAGCAGCACCAGCAAGAGGTAGGTGGAGACCGAGAGGAGGACGGGGAACAGAGGCGAGCGGAGGGTGCTTTCGTGGTTTTGCCGAAGGTAGTCCCACGCCGGCTGGAGAACGGGACGCTCAGACAGCGCCCAGGTTGCGTTCCCACCATCCCAAACACTGGAGAGAGCCATCCCCAGCCTCTCCACACTCATCCTGCCTGtagatatggagagagagagcatggtacaGATGAATCCGCAGCTCAGAAAGGGTCTGCAGCTTCTGGATCGaggagatgctgctgctgctgctgcttgctGGAGGATGGCTTGCATGAAAGTCTCCGTTCTGGCTGCTGAGGCtttgaaggcttttttttttgtgaacggCAGATCTTCTCATCTGCAGTCTGAGAAGCCAAATGAGGCAGGACTAAATGGCCAATGTCTGTCTAAGAACCACCTCCTACATCCgcaactctctcactctctctctcaccctttctctctctatcttactcactctctctgcctttccatagccctctcttcctctctcgttctctctctctctatttctctatgcactatgtgtgtgtgtgtctgtgtttcatCATTAGTGTGAGAATGATCCACCAACCATCCATTTGACTACTTGAATACTGAATCGACTCATTTCTGCCCTGAATATCTTGGTGTgagaagagagcgagagagagataaagagagagagagagaaatagagagtatATGTATGTAACTAAGCAGACAGATCTGAGAGATCTGCCTCTTTAGATCATCCCAGGGTTTGTGTATATGGTGAAATGAATGGAGAAATAACCGGCAGAGCTGTTAGAAAACGAGTACTCAGTCACAGTGATGTGAGGAAATCTGGCTGCAGTAAGTATGCAAGCATAACAGCCCGAAAGAGCTCAGCCACAAAATTACAACAGCATTTTTCTCCAGAGATTTTCTTCAGTGAGAGCGTCTGAACCAGGCACACAGCCTGATTTCAGCACTACTCCACTAACCGCTAAATAAGCAGCCCCATCAGAGACAGCATGTTCACAGACCACAGGGATTTCTGACCACCTGTGAAAGATATTCAGTGATTTTAAGAGCTTTTCTGTACCGTCTTTTCAAATGTCTTTTATTAGAAAGCAGaaatactgtaattctttatCTTTTGCAGGTCATTTTACGCAAACCTCATTTTAATATCACTAATTTCACAGATTTCAGTAGACAAAATTTAGTAAACATCTTTTGAaggtggtaatttttttttttcagtggattaaattGGTGAATAACTTTTGCAGGGGGAATTTGGTATATATCTTTCACAAATTgtcaaaaaagatatatattgcagaatattttttgCAGTTAGTCAAAAAAATTGATAGTAATGTGAAGATGGGTAAAAAATTAGGTAAACATATTTTCAAGGTGGTTGTCACactttagcccatgtctgtctgtcttgtgttttggTCAGAAATTGATGAATACCTTTTACAGGTTGCCAGAAAATGGTAAATGTTTTCCAAAGGTGGCAAGAAACTGCTAAATATATTTCAGTTAAGTAATTGgtcaaaatatattatatacatgtttaaaaaagtgttaaatgttttttatatttttatacataggaCAGAAATTGATGAATGTCTTTTTGCAGGTGAATGTGGGTAAATACATGTTTACAGTGGATCAACAATTGATGACAATTTGTTGCAAGTGTTAAAAAATTCTGAATATATTTTACAAGGGGCCAAATGTTGGTGGATAACAAACACTTAGTCAGAAATTTGGTAAATGTATTTTGCAGTTAGTCAAAATTTTGAAATGTTGGTGAGTATCATGTGCAGATAGTCAAAAATGGGCAAATGTATTTTCAAGATTTTTAAGAAATTGGTGAATACCTTTTACAGGTGGTCAGAAATCTTGCATGTACAGCATGTTTAGATCACATTTCAATGCAAACTGACAAACCATTACAGTGAAATAGAGATACACTGATTTTCAGATCTATATCATTTTTACCATGATTTTCTCCTTTTCACCAGGATTTTACTGTAGAATTGTGTAAATTAAAGAGCATGAGTAGTGAAACATTTAGCTGTGTTTGTTGCTAATGTTTCTAAATTGTAAAATAATTGGCCGAGAGTTGATCACATAATCTGCACCTAATAAGTATCCAGCATTTCCATATTTACATAAAAACATGTTACATAACATTCACATAAATATGCATATAGTTGTTAAGCTTGAGTAGATCGTATACTCTGTTTCTCACAATCTcgccctctctccttctctctcgctctctctctttcacacacagatCTAATTAATCATATCTTGGCTGTCAGTCTCTTGTAGAGATCAGAAACGCTGCCGATGTGTCATagcctctttttttttcctgtagcAGGAAGTAGCAGTAGCGGCGCTGCTCTCTCAGACGAATGGAGTTTGTTTGAGGAACAGAAAAGCGGAGATGGGGGCAGGTCAGGGTGCTGCAGAGCCAGTTTCTATGGAGTTCTGTGGAGTTATTACATGCAGTCTCTCTATAAGCCATGCCAGGCATGTTAATACACATCTCTAATACACTTTAAAAACAGCCCAGTGATCCAAAACCACTTTACAACCAAACCATCCAAAATAATACCAAGCCAGGTTTAGTTTATATTCATGAATTTACTAAAGAATAGAAGTGAATTGGTATCAATTAGTATTCATtcaattttattcatatatagctaatgtagaaacaggtcagttatgagtgtgagtaggtgatgggcACATGCTAAGTGTTATTGTTAAAGAAATAATGAAGAGCTATAgatcagtgttgtgcgtgaatgagttcaaaagaacgcgttcattgaacacgctcattttttcgtgaacgttgaactgaacgcaacacatttttaataaagaacttgaacgtgaattagttcgcattatgtgtcatgaacggcagacatccctgtaaatgaacattGGCTAGAGAGCggggagcgcgagggcgagagagagagagagagagagagcggagcgcgaggatgagagagagagagagagagagagagagagagggcgagagagagagagagcatggagcgtgagggcgagagagagagagagagagagagagagagagaccaatgatgaGAGTGCGGAGCTCGAGGgcgagagagaggtacagagagaaagagagagagagagagaccaatgacgggagtgagagaaagcgctgcaatttaaaaaaattggctagtggaagtgatggcgcGGAGACAGAcatcgattctccttatgaacattttcatcacctggtaagaaacccacaattgcagtatcATGAACAAATgcctacaatgagcagtttcaaacaacgtatagtgatttctagcttgtagtgtgaaaaaaagtatttatttgaatatctcacgaaaaaagtaaaatgaactgagctttaaactagttcagaattaaaattgtgaactttgaatgtgaactgttcactttgagcatgtatgaactgaacttgaactagtttagaaaagctgtgaactggcacaataCTGCTaaagataatgtagaaacagggaTATTCGAGACTTTGCGCTCCTTCTCCTTCCATTTGAGGATGTTCTATAATGTTTAGGTCTGAAgacctttaccctcagcctcttcaataaagcagtggtcgtcttagaggtgtgtttggggtcattatcatgctggaacttTGCCCTGCGACTCAGCTTCTggagggaggggatcatgctctgcttcagtatttcccTCATTGaaatgtaactccccaacacctgctgcactcatgcagcccctgACCATGACATTCCCACCAGCATGCTTGAGtgtaggcatgacacacttatctttgtactcctgAACACCTGATTGCcgccacacatgcttgagaccatctgagccaaacaaattaatcttggtctcatcagaccataggacGTGGTTTCAGTAATCCATGTCCTCTGTTGAGATGTCTTCAGCCAACTGTTTGCGgactttcttgtgtacagacttgagaagaggctaccttctgggTTGACAGCCATGCAGAGCATTTTGCTGTAGtgtgagcactgacaggctgacccccccacacctgagacctagtaacactaattAGTCACATGAcaatttggagggaaaatgacaagtgTGTTCACTTTTGTTgtcggtggtttagacattaatggctgtatattgagttattttcaaTTGAGCACTATGAGTAGACAGAATCAGCAAGCTCAGATGGAAAATGTgaggacaaaaatatatttatttaagggTATTTGAGTCTCCTTTCAATTGTACAGTTTTCTAAAGTGACATTTATTTAAAGTGGATACAAAACAGCTCAGTCATTCACTCACAGCATCCAAAGTTAGTATCAACCGCCTCTCAAAAAAAGAAATTCAAGATGCTTTTTTTTCCTCTAATACAAAAACCCTACCGTTCCTAGAATCTCAGTGTAGAGGTTTATCTTTCATGCATCCAGAGAGATGGTAGGTCAGGTCAAGCTGTAGGACCTGGAGCATTTCTGGCTTGGCAGGCCAGTGTCAGGGTTTCTTCTCTCATGTAGGCTGTTTCTGGAAACCAGTGAATGGATACAGAAAAAAGCATCAGAAAGACATGGTCAAAGACAAGTGAAGCTTCTTTATTCTGGATTAGTTGCAGGATTCTGATGGAACCCAAAGGATGACCATCCAGGACTGAGTTGCAGTAGCCTTGAGATGAAGCCGTTAGATGGTAAAAGACTGAACAAGCACCTGGGTGGCATCCTCAGAATGAAAAGGTTGACTTTTCTCCATGTTGCTGTGAAGAAAATGCATTATGACGATTATATCTACTTATAAAATGATCAGCGCTCATGTCTGGTCTGGTCACAGCTGGGCAGTCATTTAATGCAGTGTGTGGGTGCCGGATGTGGCCCGGCATTGGGCCAAACGGTCATTAcataatacacattttattacagtGTGATAATAAAGCAGTGGTACAGTACAGATGATGTGCTGCAGGCGACAGACGGGGGTTGGTGGGTGATATaattctgaagtgtttttttaatataatcttCATTTCCCATTGAAATCATTTGCTCTAATGAGTCACAGTGCCTTATACCAACAGAAGCATGACTCAGTGTAAAACGCTGGTGCCAAAACCCatttctgtgtgagtgtgtgtgtgtgtgtctgaacagCACTGTTGCCACAGACTAGGGATGCAGACTAGAGATAACTGTATTGGAATCTTCAGTATCAGCAAATACTGGTCTTTAGAATTGAAACCCAAATTGCATCgcaaaaaaaaatggacaaataaCTGTAA comes from Astyanax mexicanus isolate ESR-SI-001 chromosome 17, AstMex3_surface, whole genome shotgun sequence and encodes:
- the ch25hl2 gene encoding cholesterol 25-hydroxylase-like protein 2, which encodes MQAILQQAAAAAASPRSRSCRPFLSCGFICTMLSLSISTGRMSVERLGMALSSVWDGGNATWALSERPVLQPAWDYLRQNHESTLRSPLFPVLLSVSTYLLLVLLYTTLDLLAPTWPSIRRFQIHPDHTITWASIGNTLVLTTYNHLLYIFPAAVAQWLWRPAVPLPREAPSLAAFLFGILGCTVVFDFQYYLWHFLHHRVSWLYSTFHAIHHQYRQPFSLVTQYLSAWELFSVGLWTTVDPVLLQCHCLTGWAFMVFNVWVSAEDHCGYDFPWAMHRLVPFGLWGGVLRHDIHHLHPGTNFAPFFTHWDWLAGTACAPSAKLRENECDENNTKANGQRADKGA